Genomic window (Cucumis sativus cultivar 9930 chromosome 2, Cucumber_9930_V3, whole genome shotgun sequence):
AAATTCCCATCTCAAAGTCTAAATTTCACCTTCTTCCccaagaaaatcaaaatctcaaaTCCCTTCTTCAATTCAACATCATTTAGATTCATCCTTAGTTTCATCATCAATGGAGTGGATTCGAGGGGATCAACTCGGCCGTGGCAATTTTGCTACAATCAATTTAGCAAAGTTAACTAAAGGGTTCGATCAGTTCCCGCCATTAATGGCGGTCAAATCCTCTGTTTCTTCTCTATCCTCTGTTTCATCACTCAAGAACGAGAAGCAAATTCTTGATCGAATTGGGGTTTGCCCACAGATTATCACTTGTTATGGCGATGGATTCAGTGTTGAAAAAGATGGGGATAAGTGTTATAATTTGTTCTTGGAGTATGCTAATGGCGGAAGTCTTGCGGATGCTTTGAGAATCCATGGCGGTGGGTTGTCGGAATTTGACGTTCGAAGGTATACGAGAGCCATTCTTTGTGGACTACAGCATGTTCATGGCAATGGGTTTGTTCATTGCGACTTAAAGCTTTCGAATGTGTTGATTTTCGGGAATGGTGAAGTTAAGATCGCGGATTTTGGGCTTGCTAAATCGGCTGGAAAATTTGCGGCAGTGGAAACAGAGGAGAGATTTGAGTGGAGAGGGACTCCGATGTATATGTCGCCGGAGATTGTAAACGACGGT
Coding sequences:
- the LOC101214756 gene encoding mitogen-activated protein kinase kinase kinase 17; translation: MEWIRGDQLGRGNFATINLAKLTKGFDQFPPLMAVKSSVSSLSSVSSLKNEKQILDRIGVCPQIITCYGDGFSVEKDGDKCYNLFLEYANGGSLADALRIHGGGLSEFDVRRYTRAILCGLQHVHGNGFVHCDLKLSNVLIFGNGEVKIADFGLAKSAGKFAAVETEERFEWRGTPMYMSPEIVNDGEYESPCDIWALGCAVVEMVVGKPAWRVGPETDMFGLMMRIGVGDEVPEVPENLSAEGKDFIRRCFVKDPSKRWTAEILLNHPFVAGAGDTVTLKEVELATESPTGPFDFPEFVCSGQGSDEWSFCSSSSSPEVLSRVRQLMTGKPLDWSVMDSWVTVR